A portion of the Mesoplasma entomophilum genome contains these proteins:
- a CDS encoding DeoR/GlpR family DNA-binding transcription regulator: MIKKQRQTMILNFLKGKKIVTVETLSNEFKIPLTTLRRDLIELEELKKVVKLHGGVEYKEPAFIYEDFFEKKIKDNVKEKETIAKEAIKKINKNDSIFIDSGSNAYFIAKYLKADLNLQIVTNSIYNVLELIKNGHDNVYLLGGKFTNVTGAILGFEALEALKNYNFDKAFLGVNAVDEDGFIYTTSPEHAQVKIEVIKNSRESYGLADSSKMDRKSFYKFADKESIKLI, encoded by the coding sequence ATGATAAAAAAACAAAGACAAACAATGATTTTAAATTTTTTAAAGGGCAAAAAAATTGTTACTGTTGAAACCCTTTCAAATGAATTTAAAATTCCGCTAACAACTTTAAGAAGAGACTTAATAGAACTTGAAGAGTTGAAGAAGGTAGTTAAGTTGCATGGTGGAGTTGAGTATAAAGAACCAGCATTTATCTATGAAGATTTTTTTGAAAAGAAAATAAAAGACAATGTTAAAGAAAAAGAAACAATTGCCAAAGAAGCTATAAAAAAAATTAATAAGAATGATTCAATATTTATTGATTCAGGATCAAATGCTTATTTTATTGCTAAATACTTAAAAGCTGATCTTAATTTACAAATTGTAACCAATTCTATTTATAATGTTTTGGAACTAATTAAAAACGGTCACGATAATGTTTACTTACTTGGTGGTAAGTTTACAAATGTAACAGGAGCTATTTTAGGGTTCGAAGCTCTTGAAGCCTTGAAAAATTATAATTTTGATAAAGCATTTTTAGGTGTAAATGCTGTAGACGAAGATGGATTCATTTACACAACAAGTCCGGAACATGCTCAAGTAAAAATCGAAGTAATAAAAAATTCAAGAGAAAGCTATGGATTAGCTGATTCTAGTAAAATGGATCGAAAATCCTTTTATAAATTTGCTGACAAAGAATCAATTAAATTAATATAA
- a CDS encoding ABC transporter permease encodes MKSAKFKKEYKVFSMLFVIQTKHWFKNPLNIFLGVFISFYTMLCWLAFKNNDPFLLVSGICVAMVRNSMYIYLRTINDWRGKNFVDKMSMTDISNKTKHASLLAFNFVSTFIICLVLFLLSIILFPAQWTYIENMNALMVIFGLLICWVTCYVIALFLYTFINNTKWTVMIGLLIYFSTMYFLGLGFPFQTIVEQQWLNYILYLHPMRYSINIVQAGFVNQPNFHYINEALRINVDFGYAEKKWLPYFLALITISGYIICLVSKRIVDSNYKFRSKNKIKRLRAESKLYIKKINETNDIEFLKRLREDRRQRD; translated from the coding sequence ATGAAATCAGCAAAGTTCAAAAAAGAATATAAAGTTTTTAGTATGTTATTTGTTATTCAAACTAAACATTGATTTAAAAATCCGTTAAATATATTTTTGGGTGTTTTTATTTCTTTTTACACAATGTTATGCTGATTAGCATTCAAAAATAATGATCCATTTTTATTAGTCTCAGGAATTTGTGTAGCTATGGTTAGAAACTCAATGTACATTTATTTAAGAACAATAAATGATTGAAGAGGAAAAAACTTTGTTGATAAAATGAGCATGACTGATATTAGCAATAAAACAAAACATGCTTCGCTGTTGGCGTTTAACTTTGTATCAACATTTATTATTTGTTTAGTATTATTTTTATTATCAATTATACTATTTCCAGCTCAGTGAACCTATATAGAGAACATGAATGCATTGATGGTCATTTTTGGCTTACTAATATGTTGAGTTACATGTTATGTAATTGCATTATTCTTATACACTTTCATTAATAACACAAAGTGAACAGTAATGATTGGTTTATTAATTTATTTTTCAACCATGTATTTTTTAGGTTTAGGATTTCCATTTCAAACTATTGTTGAACAACAATGACTAAATTACATATTATATTTACATCCAATGAGATATTCAATTAATATAGTTCAAGCAGGATTTGTTAACCAACCAAATTTTCACTATATAAATGAAGCATTGAGAATCAATGTTGACTTCGGATATGCAGAAAAAAAATGATTGCCTTATTTTTTAGCACTAATAACAATTAGTGGGTATATAATTTGTTTAGTGTCAAAAAGAATAGTTGATTCAAACTATAAATTTAGATCAAAAAACAAAATAAAGAGATTGAGGGCAGAATCAAAACTTTATATTAAAAAGATTAATGAAACAAATGATATAGAGTTTTTAAAAAGATTAAGAGAAGATAGAAGACAAAGGGATTAA
- the pyk gene encoding pyruvate kinase produces MNKKELQARVKRTKIITTTGPSTNEPEQIKELFQNGMTTIRLNFSHGDYEEQGYRIAGAKKVREELGKPVSILLDTKGPEIRVGKFVDGKQEVVANQAITIYTDAESFKNKECLSGEMTVAYDMSVDLKIGDTILIDDGKLEMTVEEVKPGVVKAVAFNNHLVKTNKRVNLPGVDFSMPFLAQKDINDIKYGVEQGVDYIAASFVNSAENVKEIRDILAEANGSDIQIISKIESQVGIDNIDAIIEASDGIMIARGDLGLEIPYYDVPYWEKIIIRKCREAGKVVIVATQMLETMTENPAPTRAEVTDVYFATELGADATMLSGESAAGDYPFITVNTMATINKRAEIEFYKKAYYQTQLENAKNSTSGPRADIAMDLAERTRDGQYEFAVVLSRTGALLKTISKFRPNVTILGVSESERLWTAFGVWHSIFMNKTANLLELEENIAQISEIAKLWGAKSGSKILVVRNKDIREITVA; encoded by the coding sequence ATGAACAAGAAAGAATTACAAGCACGTGTAAAACGTACTAAAATTATCACTACAACTGGTCCTTCAACAAATGAACCAGAACAAATCAAAGAATTATTTCAAAATGGAATGACAACAATCCGTTTAAATTTTTCACATGGTGATTATGAAGAACAAGGATACAGAATTGCTGGAGCAAAAAAAGTTAGAGAAGAATTAGGAAAACCTGTTTCAATCTTATTAGATACAAAGGGACCAGAAATTCGTGTTGGTAAATTTGTAGATGGAAAACAAGAAGTAGTTGCAAACCAAGCAATTACAATTTACACAGATGCTGAATCATTCAAAAACAAAGAATGTTTATCAGGAGAAATGACAGTTGCATACGATATGTCAGTTGACTTAAAAATTGGAGATACAATTTTAATTGATGATGGTAAATTGGAAATGACTGTTGAAGAAGTTAAACCAGGTGTAGTTAAAGCTGTTGCTTTCAATAATCACTTAGTTAAAACTAACAAGCGTGTTAATTTACCAGGTGTTGATTTCTCAATGCCATTCTTAGCACAAAAAGATATCAATGATATTAAATACGGAGTAGAACAAGGTGTTGACTACATTGCTGCATCATTTGTTAACTCAGCTGAAAATGTTAAAGAAATTCGTGATATTTTAGCAGAAGCTAATGGATCAGATATTCAAATTATTTCAAAAATTGAATCACAAGTTGGAATTGATAACATTGATGCAATTATTGAAGCATCAGATGGAATTATGATAGCTCGTGGTGACTTAGGATTAGAAATCCCTTACTATGATGTACCATACTGAGAAAAAATTATTATCAGAAAATGTCGTGAAGCAGGTAAAGTTGTTATTGTTGCTACTCAAATGTTAGAAACTATGACAGAAAACCCAGCACCTACAAGAGCTGAAGTAACTGACGTTTACTTTGCTACTGAATTGGGAGCAGATGCTACAATGTTATCAGGAGAATCAGCTGCTGGAGATTATCCATTCATTACTGTTAATACAATGGCTACAATTAACAAACGTGCTGAAATTGAATTCTACAAAAAAGCATACTACCAAACTCAGTTAGAAAACGCTAAAAATTCAACTAGTGGACCACGCGCTGATATTGCAATGGACTTAGCTGAAAGAACTCGTGATGGACAATACGAATTTGCTGTTGTTTTATCAAGAACTGGAGCTCTGTTAAAAACTATTTCAAAATTTAGACCAAATGTAACTATTTTAGGAGTAAGTGAATCAGAAAGATTATGAACTGCATTTGGTGTATGACATTCAATCTTTATGAACAAAACTGCTAACTTATTAGAATTGGAAGAAAATATTGCTCAAATCTCAGAAATTGCAAAATTATGAGGTGCAAAATCAGGATCAAAAATCTTAGTTGTAAGAAACAAAGATATTCGTGAAATTACAGTAGCTTAA
- a CDS encoding nuclear transport factor 2 family protein, producing the protein MNSLYDQSIIFNDPIFKDLNNKQVTNMWKSLLSNKKESKFEVSYEIIKENEDIFVRWTATYLFGPKKRKVTNVVDSKMEVVNGKIVKHTDSFNFKKWAKQSIGGPAYIFGNQKWFKNKVSKAALEKIV; encoded by the coding sequence ATGAATAGTTTATATGATCAATCAATCATTTTTAATGACCCCATTTTTAAAGATCTTAATAATAAACAAGTAACTAATATGTGAAAGTCATTGCTTTCAAATAAAAAAGAGTCAAAATTTGAAGTTTCTTATGAAATTATAAAAGAAAATGAAGATATTTTTGTTAGATGAACAGCGACATATTTATTTGGCCCTAAAAAAAGAAAAGTAACTAATGTTGTAGATTCAAAAATGGAAGTCGTAAATGGAAAAATAGTTAAACATACAGATTCATTTAACTTTAAAAAATGAGCAAAACAATCAATTGGTGGACCTGCTTATATTTTTGGTAATCAAAAGTGATTTAAAAATAAAGTTTCAAAAGCTGCTCTTGAAAAAATAGTTTAA
- the thrS gene encoding threonine--tRNA ligase, translating into MKIKLLDGSIKEFDQAMNVKSIAEAIAISLKKATAAAKVNGRYVSVDYIVGKDSTLELITNKHEDFYKTLNYTAAFVTGVAISELFKDVKLAKVLYKEDELEYGITFEVEPRIGLEEMQNIQNRVNQIIKNDSIISREMELKEAEELFNDNEYQKHLAKEMFKTYGEVSVYTLNGVSIVSKHPIVLNLKNIKVAEVQQLTGEYWLNDSDNIMLQKIHGMAAESIETLTAKKDILEDRRSRDHRIINKTLKIFGFDHLVGPGLPLWMPNGTIIKEQIKNFIKEKEWEYDYINVTTPVIGTVELYKKSGHWDHYGEDMFQPFNGGSGSDEQFILRPMNCPHHVAVYKQEQRSYRDLPLRIAEHALQHRYESSGSLTGLERVRAMELTDSHIFVRPDQVEAEFKSIYKMINEVLQTFNIQIDYLSLSLRDPEDKVKYYQDDKMWDEAEAALEKVLKDLKIDYKKCIGEAAFYGPKLDIQIKTAQNHEITVSTIQLDFLLPKKFDVTYVDQNQEFKAPIMIHRGVIGTYERFIATLLEQTKGVLPLWLAPNQVEIIPVGSEENIEYAQKIRKYLKKDFVRTHVDLRDERLSYKIRDAQTSKIPYQLVIGDQERKDDSVTYRQYGSEQQTTVKLEEFKNMILDLICNKK; encoded by the coding sequence ATGAAAATAAAATTATTAGATGGATCAATTAAAGAATTTGATCAAGCAATGAACGTTAAATCAATAGCTGAAGCTATTGCAATAAGTCTGAAAAAAGCTACAGCAGCTGCAAAAGTTAATGGAAGATATGTTTCAGTTGATTATATTGTTGGAAAAGATTCAACTTTAGAATTAATAACAAATAAACATGAAGATTTTTATAAAACTTTAAACTACACTGCAGCTTTTGTAACAGGAGTAGCTATTTCAGAATTATTTAAAGATGTTAAATTGGCAAAAGTATTGTATAAAGAAGACGAATTAGAATATGGTATCACTTTTGAAGTTGAACCACGAATTGGTTTAGAAGAAATGCAAAACATTCAAAATAGAGTTAACCAAATTATTAAAAACGATTCTATTATTTCTAGAGAAATGGAATTAAAAGAAGCAGAAGAATTATTTAATGATAATGAATACCAAAAACATTTAGCAAAAGAAATGTTTAAAACTTATGGAGAAGTTAGTGTCTACACTTTAAATGGTGTATCAATAGTTTCAAAACATCCAATAGTTTTAAATTTAAAAAATATTAAAGTTGCTGAAGTTCAACAATTAACTGGTGAATACTGATTAAATGATTCAGATAACATTATGCTGCAAAAAATTCATGGTATGGCTGCTGAAAGCATTGAAACATTAACTGCTAAAAAAGATATTTTAGAAGACAGAAGAAGCAGAGACCACAGAATTATTAATAAGACTTTGAAAATATTTGGTTTTGATCATTTAGTTGGACCAGGATTACCCTTATGAATGCCAAATGGAACAATTATTAAAGAACAAATTAAAAATTTCATTAAGGAAAAAGAATGAGAATATGACTATATAAATGTGACTACACCAGTTATTGGTACAGTTGAATTGTATAAAAAATCTGGACACTGAGATCACTATGGTGAAGACATGTTTCAGCCATTTAATGGTGGGAGTGGAAGCGATGAACAATTTATTTTAAGACCTATGAACTGTCCACACCACGTAGCTGTTTATAAACAAGAGCAAAGAAGTTATAGAGACTTACCTTTAAGAATTGCAGAACATGCTTTACAACATAGATATGAATCAAGTGGTAGTCTAACAGGTTTAGAACGTGTAAGGGCTATGGAATTAACAGATAGTCATATTTTTGTAAGACCAGATCAAGTTGAAGCTGAATTTAAATCAATTTACAAAATGATTAATGAAGTGCTACAAACATTTAATATTCAAATTGATTACTTAAGTTTAAGTTTAAGAGATCCTGAAGATAAAGTTAAATATTATCAAGATGATAAAATGTGAGATGAAGCGGAAGCAGCTTTAGAAAAAGTGCTAAAAGACTTAAAAATTGATTATAAAAAATGCATCGGAGAAGCAGCATTCTATGGTCCTAAATTAGATATTCAAATTAAAACTGCTCAAAATCATGAAATTACAGTTTCAACAATTCAATTAGACTTCTTATTACCCAAAAAGTTTGATGTAACATATGTTGATCAAAATCAAGAATTTAAAGCACCAATTATGATACATAGAGGTGTTATAGGCACTTATGAACGATTTATAGCAACATTGTTAGAACAAACTAAAGGTGTATTGCCTTTATGACTAGCACCAAACCAAGTTGAGATTATTCCAGTTGGTAGCGAAGAAAATATTGAATATGCACAAAAAATAAGAAAATACTTGAAAAAGGACTTTGTTAGAACACATGTTGATTTAAGAGATGAACGTTTAAGTTATAAAATACGCGATGCTCAAACAAGCAAAATACCATATCAGTTAGTTATTGGAGATCAAGAAAGAAAAGACGATTCAGTAACTTATCGCCAATATGGTAGTGAACAACAAACTACAGTTAAGCTAGAAGAATTTAAAAATATGATATTAGATTTAATTTGTAATAAGAAATAG
- a CDS encoding ATP-binding cassette domain-containing protein: MERERYLLMDLKAPIVELSNVSKIYNKQIWALKKIDLKLYRGECISLLGSNGSGKTTLLRIIANNLKNTTGTINYNLEEENILKAIGLQKREQAWPNGFKVKDINDLWIRIYDINDLEWINKLKDVFGVNEIEEKYLNKLSIVRLQIYAIFLAFISKPELVLIDELSSDIDFRYEEKITIFLKEYLDEGNTVVLNSPSYYFLENLTDRVVYLNDGEIFEDLSIKEVKKEYKSVMEYTKSIFKEELIAEKKIKNKSKFFSTMNSKTETYSNNLQSIIEQLEVQENHSEKVLNRLKEVYFSILDLKTSIDNLSVSYINANAIKTISKKIKVTIKLINKLTINYKYKKYHKTLNGIEKFLSKELKRTFANDKIIVNGDVLSITMSESEKKQLDKLKEKYIREEQKIIRRKILKQQFKKEKEKKLNDKLVHNSLKEDATNEIK, from the coding sequence ATGGAAAGAGAAAGGTACTTATTAATGGATTTAAAAGCTCCTATAGTAGAATTATCAAATGTATCAAAAATATATAATAAACAAATTTGAGCATTAAAGAAAATTGACTTGAAATTATATCGCGGTGAATGTATTTCACTTTTAGGTTCTAATGGTAGTGGTAAAACAACTTTACTAAGAATTATTGCAAATAATTTAAAAAACACAACAGGAACTATTAATTATAATTTAGAAGAAGAAAATATTTTAAAGGCGATTGGGCTACAAAAAAGAGAACAAGCGTGGCCAAACGGATTTAAAGTAAAAGATATAAATGACTTATGAATTAGAATATATGACATAAACGATCTAGAATGAATTAATAAACTAAAAGATGTTTTTGGTGTCAACGAAATTGAAGAAAAATATCTTAATAAACTATCAATTGTAAGATTACAAATATATGCGATTTTCTTAGCTTTCATCTCAAAACCTGAATTAGTTTTAATTGATGAGTTATCATCGGATATAGACTTTAGATATGAAGAAAAAATCACTATTTTCTTGAAAGAATACTTAGATGAAGGCAATACAGTTGTTTTAAATAGCCCAAGTTATTATTTTTTAGAAAACTTAACAGATAGAGTAGTTTATTTAAATGATGGTGAAATCTTTGAGGATCTATCAATTAAAGAAGTTAAAAAAGAATATAAATCTGTAATGGAATATACTAAGTCTATATTTAAAGAAGAACTTATAGCCGAAAAGAAAATCAAAAACAAAAGTAAATTTTTCTCTACAATGAATAGTAAGACAGAAACATATTCAAACAACTTACAATCAATAATTGAACAACTTGAAGTTCAAGAAAATCACAGCGAAAAAGTTTTAAATAGATTAAAAGAAGTTTACTTTAGTATTTTGGATTTAAAAACAAGCATTGATAACTTGTCTGTTTCATATATTAATGCAAATGCTATTAAAACTATTTCTAAAAAAATTAAAGTAACTATTAAATTAATAAATAAATTAACTATTAATTATAAATATAAAAAATACCATAAAACTTTAAATGGTATTGAAAAATTCTTAAGCAAAGAGTTAAAAAGAACTTTTGCAAATGATAAGATTATTGTCAATGGAGACGTTTTAAGCATCACAATGTCTGAATCAGAAAAAAAACAGTTAGATAAACTTAAAGAAAAATACATTAGAGAAGAACAAAAAATAATTAGAAGAAAAATATTAAAACAGCAATTTAAAAAAGAAAAAGAAAAGAAGTTAAATGATAAGCTAGTTCATAATTCTTTAAAAGAGGACGCAACTAATGAAATCAAATAA
- the trxA gene encoding thioredoxin has translation MAEMIKVSSKEEFDKIISEGKTFVDFNATWCGPCKMQMPLVHMLAQKTEGIKFIDLDVDLVPEVAQQYQVMSIPTLMLFEDGKEAKKNVGFMDPTKLDNFVK, from the coding sequence ATGGCAGAAATGATTAAAGTTTCATCAAAAGAAGAGTTCGATAAAATTATTAGTGAAGGAAAAACATTTGTTGATTTTAATGCAACATGATGTGGACCTTGTAAAATGCAAATGCCTTTAGTGCATATGCTAGCTCAAAAAACAGAAGGCATTAAATTTATTGATTTGGATGTAGATTTAGTTCCTGAGGTTGCACAACAATACCAAGTTATGTCAATTCCAACTTTAATGTTATTTGAAGATGGAAAAGAAGCTAAAAAAAATGTAGGATTTATGGATCCAACTAAGTTAGATAATTTCGTTAAATAA
- a CDS encoding PTS fructose transporter subunit IIABC, which produces MELKDLFKSKVSVFQADLKSKEEVIDFLVDKLSSEKMIANKKTFKDAILKREGEASTGMGDGIGIPHAINNTVKEPCIAFLSLKSPIDWQSLDNKPVDLIFMIATNDEKGEAHLGALADLSKFLMKPEFQEALRSAKTFKDLSKAFDIDSETKKIEAQDGKYDVIGITACPTGIAHTYLAEEKLIEYATELGLSVKIETQGRRGTENKLTQEDVDNAKVIILAHDKNLQGMARFSGKQVIDTTTKDAIFNGKQLIEEFGKTDKTTTAKVVSSKDDEVSDDFSMKKFAQVKGNLLAGVSRMLPFVVAGGIILGIGFLIDFAAGNGNVPGMTGATFDYWFNNIYDKSKVDILAEWTNWWMGNFGTHSEVAGWFSAIGKTGMMMMVPVLAAYISYTIVGPQGLMPGFIAGILADGTGGFAYASKPGGWSGLWSVLFPLNENGETIIPMQSGFIGGMVGAYVAALIVFGLTLGFKKFKKSFHGVRDIVLIPVLSLLGISLAMFALNIPLGYTMYGLQQFLKLLADHNLLILLGAILGLMMCIDMGGPINKIAYVTGTLSVSGGLGNDPLITVTMAAAMAGGMVPPLGIALCTLLFRNAWTTKEKDSAKANWLMGAFFISEGAIPFMVTDPKRISVSAMAGGTITGLIVGGCKITLGAPHGGIAVFPLLKSGLLGTNPEQMNSGGAIGLGVGLYILAIVVGTVIMATILGFWKTYDIKKGKLVITN; this is translated from the coding sequence ATGGAATTAAAAGATTTATTTAAATCTAAAGTTTCAGTCTTTCAAGCAGATTTAAAATCAAAAGAAGAAGTCATTGATTTTTTAGTTGATAAATTATCATCAGAAAAAATGATAGCTAACAAAAAAACTTTTAAAGATGCGATTTTAAAAAGAGAAGGCGAAGCATCAACAGGTATGGGTGATGGAATTGGTATTCCTCACGCAATTAACAATACAGTTAAAGAACCTTGCATTGCTTTCTTAAGTTTAAAATCACCGATAGACTGACAAAGTTTAGATAACAAACCAGTAGACCTAATCTTTATGATTGCTACAAATGATGAAAAAGGTGAAGCACACTTGGGTGCATTGGCTGATTTATCAAAATTCTTAATGAAACCTGAATTTCAAGAGGCATTAAGAAGTGCAAAAACTTTTAAAGATCTTTCAAAAGCTTTTGACATAGATTCAGAAACTAAAAAAATTGAAGCACAAGATGGAAAATATGATGTTATTGGTATAACAGCATGTCCAACAGGGATTGCTCATACATATTTAGCAGAAGAAAAATTAATTGAGTATGCTACAGAATTAGGTTTAAGTGTTAAAATTGAAACTCAAGGACGTAGAGGAACTGAAAATAAATTAACTCAAGAAGATGTTGATAATGCTAAGGTGATTATTTTAGCTCACGACAAAAACTTACAAGGTATGGCTAGATTTAGTGGTAAACAAGTAATTGATACAACTACTAAAGATGCAATTTTTAATGGAAAACAATTAATTGAGGAATTTGGAAAAACAGATAAAACTACTACAGCAAAAGTTGTATCTTCAAAAGATGATGAAGTAAGCGATGATTTTTCAATGAAAAAATTTGCTCAAGTTAAAGGGAACTTACTTGCTGGTGTTTCAAGAATGTTACCATTTGTTGTTGCTGGAGGAATTATATTAGGAATTGGATTCTTAATTGATTTTGCAGCAGGTAATGGTAATGTTCCAGGAATGACTGGTGCAACATTTGATTATTGATTTAACAATATATATGACAAATCTAAAGTTGATATATTAGCAGAATGAACTAATTGATGAATGGGAAATTTTGGAACACACAGCGAAGTTGCGGGTTGATTTTCAGCAATTGGTAAAACAGGCATGATGATGATGGTTCCTGTTTTAGCAGCATATATTTCATATACAATTGTTGGCCCTCAAGGATTAATGCCAGGTTTTATTGCAGGTATACTTGCAGATGGAACAGGTGGATTTGCATATGCAAGTAAACCAGGCGGTTGATCAGGATTATGATCAGTATTATTTCCTTTAAATGAAAATGGAGAAACTATAATTCCTATGCAATCAGGATTTATTGGGGGTATGGTTGGTGCATATGTAGCAGCCTTAATTGTATTTGGATTAACATTGGGATTTAAAAAATTTAAAAAATCTTTCCATGGAGTAAGAGATATAGTTCTAATTCCTGTATTATCACTTTTAGGTATTTCTTTAGCGATGTTTGCTTTAAATATTCCTTTAGGTTATACAATGTATGGTCTACAACAATTCTTAAAATTACTAGCTGATCATAATTTATTAATATTATTAGGAGCTATCCTAGGATTAATGATGTGCATTGATATGGGAGGACCAATCAATAAAATAGCTTATGTAACTGGAACTTTATCAGTTTCTGGTGGTTTAGGTAACGATCCTTTAATAACTGTTACAATGGCAGCTGCTATGGCTGGTGGAATGGTTCCACCTCTAGGAATTGCATTATGTACTTTATTATTTAGAAATGCATGAACAACAAAAGAAAAAGATTCAGCAAAAGCTAACTGACTAATGGGAGCATTCTTTATTTCAGAAGGAGCTATACCATTCATGGTAACTGATCCAAAAAGAATTTCAGTTTCTGCAATGGCTGGTGGAACAATCACTGGTTTAATTGTTGGTGGATGTAAAATTACTTTAGGAGCACCTCATGGTGGAATAGCAGTATTCCCGTTATTAAAATCTGGATTACTTGGAACAAACCCAGAACAAATGAATTCAGGTGGAGCAATTGGTTTAGGTGTAGGTTTATACATCTTAGCAATCGTTGTTGGTACAGTAATTATGGCAACAATCTTAGGATTTTGAAAAACATATGACATTAAAAAAGGTAAATTAGTTATTACCAATTAA
- the pfkB gene encoding 1-phosphofructokinase — protein sequence MIYTVTLNPALDHIIETDGFNIGETNYYKNEYVVIGGKGINVSIVLNNLEAEVLSTGILGSNNKGSFLEKFQENKLNNEFFINKGATRTNLKIKNLAKFEETELNGLGSTVSLEVINELKDFLRKNLKNGDILVAAGSIPTGVENNIYEEIGNIANEKNAIFILDTSKVSMLNGLKAKPYLIKPNVEEICEILSLPFKEYSFEEVTEMVQKLKSLGAKNVLLSRGSKGSYFFAEDNSIYEAGIAKGKLVNSVGSGDSMIAGFTYGLYKNLSIEECLQFGAAAGGATAFTEWLGLKDDILRLKEEIKVNKIK from the coding sequence ATGATATATACAGTTACATTAAATCCTGCTTTAGATCATATAATTGAAACTGATGGATTTAATATCGGAGAAACAAATTATTACAAAAATGAATATGTAGTAATTGGTGGTAAAGGTATTAATGTTTCTATAGTTTTAAATAATTTAGAAGCAGAAGTTTTATCAACTGGTATCTTGGGTTCAAACAATAAAGGTTCATTTTTAGAAAAGTTTCAAGAAAACAAACTGAACAATGAATTCTTTATAAACAAAGGTGCCACAAGAACAAATTTGAAAATAAAAAATTTAGCTAAATTTGAAGAAACTGAATTAAATGGTTTAGGATCAACAGTTAGCTTAGAAGTAATAAATGAGTTAAAAGATTTTTTAAGAAAAAACTTAAAAAACGGTGATATTTTAGTAGCAGCTGGAAGTATACCAACTGGTGTTGAAAATAATATTTATGAAGAAATAGGGAATATTGCAAATGAAAAGAATGCAATATTTATCTTAGATACTTCAAAAGTAAGCATGCTAAATGGATTAAAAGCAAAACCTTACTTAATAAAACCTAATGTTGAAGAGATTTGTGAAATATTAAGTTTACCATTCAAAGAATACTCATTTGAAGAAGTGACTGAAATGGTTCAAAAATTAAAGTCATTAGGTGCTAAAAACGTTTTATTAAGCAGAGGAAGTAAAGGAAGTTATTTCTTTGCAGAAGATAACTCAATTTATGAAGCAGGAATTGCCAAAGGTAAATTAGTTAATTCAGTTGGATCAGGTGATAGTATGATTGCGGGATTCACATATGGATTATATAAAAATTTATCAATTGAAGAGTGTTTACAATTTGGTGCAGCAGCAGGTGGAGCAACAGCTTTTACTGAATGACTTGGATTAAAAGACGACATTTTAAGACTAAAAGAAGAAATTAAAGTTAATAAAATAAAATAG